A part of Anaerolineae bacterium genomic DNA contains:
- the rpsF gene encoding 30S ribosomal protein S6 — protein sequence MRDYELAFIIKPTIEGEDVTGVVDQVTKFVGTVNGEVTSVDVWGRRNLAYAINNYREGTYVLFQAKIPPASIIELERELKLSEDIIRYLLVKVES from the coding sequence ATGCGAGACTATGAGCTTGCGTTCATCATCAAGCCCACGATCGAGGGTGAAGACGTCACGGGTGTCGTTGATCAGGTCACCAAGTTTGTCGGCACGGTCAACGGAGAAGTGACGTCTGTTGATGTATGGGGCCGAAGAAATTTGGCCTATGCCATCAACAATTATCGGGAAGGCACTTACGTGTTGTTCCAGGCCAAAATTCCCCCAGCCTCAATCATAGAATTAGAGCGCGAACTAAAATTGTCAGAGGACATTATCCGGTATCTGCTGGTTAAAGTTGAAAGTTAA
- a CDS encoding 30S ribosomal protein S18 has protein sequence MGRFQPRRKVCTFCVDKVKVIDWKNIDTLRRFMNSNGSIRARRKTGTCAKHQRQLATAIKRARHLALAPFTDEHHRLYGKN, from the coding sequence ATGGGCCGTTTTCAGCCGCGCCGTAAAGTCTGCACTTTTTGCGTAGACAAGGTGAAAGTGATTGATTGGAAAAACATTGACACCTTACGCCGCTTTATGAACAGCAATGGCAGTATTCGCGCTCGTCGCAAAACCGGCACGTGCGCCAAACATCAACGCCAGTTGGCCACGGCCATCAAACGGGCGCGGCACCTGGCCCTGGCCCCGTTCACCGACGAACACCATCGCCTGTACGGCAAAAATTAG
- a CDS encoding glycosyltransferase family 39 protein, whose protein sequence is MRSSKFWYTLLIFLLALIVARFAVVGLPKILFNHLSSDGDESAYLALGLALRESGVLSDGTRPPLYALQLAPFAKREWSYFTTAKLVTLGTGALAVLAVFAAGASLFGWRAGLLAAFLLAANKEFHIRAATVYADTLLALIMVGAWYFLIKSLARWKYCLLAGLFVGLAFLTKGSAPVLLAAWGLTALLYYRLKVIRHFELLLVPLVFIIVSLPLLIYNANEFGSPTYNFATQHIMWMDQLEQINTEDPADLPTFSTYMDTHTPADILARIQKGLRRLNPVVAHSLIPGRTFKPPWLGPVLGALVIGLFIFLIVFQRRGLRAYLARRKNILWFTFFLCALFYLFFTWYVAGSSAETRFIVPLLGPIYLVLADAVVNLMGGVERHLTSSKITANRRSLSKTRLYRLVLALIIGGGTWWLIDTFRVEAWALTVNPYESDRSHNAEEEEIVQWLSTDRPAGKTLVTFGPSKSLPLWKFPAHFTFERLPVEVDSWPAMEGYVQARRPDYLIVDDDTARRRRQALAGYFQRDNELIVFEQLPPNWALDLAYPGLPCKWCIFSPVREVEPLAALEGGLELVGYEVISPPNNPASRRVILAWRAQKTPAVDYTVFVHLTAPDGFVKAQQDQQPFGGTLPTSRWRPNEVLADRYDLTLEAGVTPGQYLLLTGMYNPATSERLKVIDGPSGPVPDSVLLGTLEIAGD, encoded by the coding sequence ATGCGCTCATCCAAATTTTGGTACACCTTGCTCATTTTTCTGCTGGCGCTTATCGTGGCCCGTTTTGCTGTGGTTGGTTTGCCCAAAATACTGTTCAATCATCTCTCCAGCGACGGCGATGAAAGCGCCTACCTGGCCCTGGGCCTGGCTTTGCGCGAGTCTGGTGTTCTCAGCGACGGCACTCGCCCCCCGCTGTACGCCCTCCAACTCGCCCCTTTTGCCAAGCGGGAGTGGAGTTATTTTACCACGGCTAAACTGGTCACCCTGGGCACCGGCGCGCTGGCGGTGCTGGCGGTTTTTGCCGCCGGAGCAAGCCTTTTTGGCTGGCGGGCAGGGCTGCTGGCCGCTTTTCTGCTGGCCGCCAATAAAGAGTTTCATATCCGCGCCGCCACCGTTTATGCCGACACCCTGTTAGCCTTGATCATGGTAGGGGCCTGGTATTTTTTGATCAAAAGCCTGGCCAGGTGGAAATATTGTTTACTGGCCGGCCTCTTTGTTGGCCTGGCTTTTCTCACCAAGGGTTCGGCCCCGGTTCTCTTGGCGGCCTGGGGCTTGACCGCGCTCCTATATTACCGGCTCAAGGTCATCCGCCATTTTGAACTGCTGCTGGTGCCGTTGGTCTTTATCATTGTCTCCCTGCCGCTGTTGATTTATAATGCCAACGAGTTTGGCAGCCCCACCTACAATTTTGCCACCCAACACATTATGTGGATGGACCAACTGGAACAGATCAACACCGAAGACCCGGCGGATTTACCCACTTTTTCCACCTACATGGACACGCACACCCCTGCCGACATACTGGCGCGTATCCAAAAAGGATTAAGGCGACTCAACCCGGTTGTGGCCCACAGCCTCATTCCAGGCCGAACTTTTAAGCCGCCCTGGCTGGGGCCGGTTTTAGGGGCCTTGGTTATCGGCCTCTTTATTTTCCTCATTGTTTTTCAGCGCCGGGGCCTGCGGGCGTACCTGGCCCGGCGCAAAAACATTCTCTGGTTCACCTTTTTCCTCTGCGCCCTTTTTTATCTCTTTTTCACCTGGTACGTGGCCGGCTCTTCAGCCGAGACCCGTTTTATTGTGCCCTTGTTAGGGCCAATTTACCTGGTTCTGGCCGATGCGGTGGTCAACTTGATGGGGGGAGTAGAACGCCACTTAACCTCATCAAAAATCACGGCCAACCGGCGATCTTTGAGTAAAACCAGACTCTACCGGCTGGTCCTGGCCCTGATCATCGGAGGAGGGACGTGGTGGCTGATTGACACGTTCCGGGTTGAGGCCTGGGCCTTGACCGTTAATCCCTACGAATCCGACCGCAGCCACAACGCCGAGGAGGAAGAAATTGTGCAGTGGCTCTCGACGGATCGGCCTGCCGGTAAGACCCTGGTGACATTTGGGCCGAGTAAGTCGTTGCCTTTGTGGAAATTCCCGGCCCATTTTACCTTTGAACGGCTGCCGGTTGAGGTGGATAGCTGGCCCGCTATGGAAGGTTACGTGCAGGCCCGCCGGCCGGATTACCTTATTGTTGACGACGATACGGCTCGTCGCCGCCGCCAGGCCCTGGCCGGTTATTTTCAACGCGATAATGAATTGATCGTGTTTGAACAGCTTCCCCCCAATTGGGCGTTGGATTTGGCGTACCCCGGCTTGCCCTGCAAATGGTGCATTTTTTCGCCGGTGAGGGAAGTGGAGCCGTTGGCCGCGCTGGAGGGGGGTCTTGAACTGGTGGGCTACGAAGTTATAAGTCCCCCAAACAACCCAGCTTCCCGGCGGGTCATCCTCGCCTGGCGCGCCCAGAAAACCCCGGCCGTAGATTACACTGTTTTTGTGCACCTAACCGCGCCGGATGGTTTTGTCAAGGCCCAGCAGGATCAGCAGCCTTTTGGCGGGACGCTGCCCACCTCGCGCTGGCGTCCCAACGAGGTGCTGGCGGACCGCTATGACCTTACGCTGGAAGCCGGCGTTACCCCCGGCCAGTATTTGCTATTGACCGGTATGTACAACCCGGCCACCAGCGAGCGGCTGAAAGTAATTGACGGGCCATCTGGGCCGGTTCCTGATAGTGTGTTGCTGGGCACCTTAGAAATTGCGGGTGATTGA
- a CDS encoding peptidyl-prolyl cis-trans isomerase: MEMMIFREKLQEAIGSEVPKLAEQAHARHILVETEEEAQAVINRLQAGEDFADLAGELSQDPGSAMSGGDLGFVPRGRFVSPIDEAIFTLPIGEISEPIETQFGWHVLEVLARETRELSPADYRLSQQLAYSEWLSELRANATIEDFWTTDKAPADPVLEQQRSQ; the protein is encoded by the coding sequence ATGGAGATGATGATATTCCGAGAAAAGCTGCAAGAAGCCATAGGCAGCGAAGTTCCCAAATTGGCCGAGCAAGCCCATGCCCGCCACATCTTGGTTGAAACCGAAGAAGAAGCCCAGGCAGTGATCAACCGCCTCCAGGCCGGCGAAGATTTTGCCGACCTGGCCGGCGAATTATCTCAAGACCCAGGCAGCGCCATGTCCGGAGGCGATTTAGGCTTTGTGCCGCGCGGACGGTTTGTATCTCCAATTGATGAAGCTATTTTCACCCTGCCCATTGGTGAAATTAGCGAGCCAATTGAAACCCAATTTGGCTGGCACGTGCTGGAAGTATTGGCCCGCGAAACCCGCGAATTATCTCCGGCTGATTATCGTTTGAGCCAGCAACTGGCCTACAGCGAGTGGTTAAGCGAATTACGCGCAAACGCAACCATTGAGGATTTCTGGACAACGGACAAAGCGCCTGCTGACCCTGTGCTTGAGCAGCAACGGTCTCAATAA
- a CDS encoding response regulator: MPTILYAEDDVEHREMMRVILKDTDITLVEATNGQEALQKIQHQHPDLVLLDLFMPKLDGHGVMEALKSDPETSHIPIIVLSAWSTGDNRKRARSAGALEFIAKPYDPVELVSVVRDYLAGRIGSPQQALSQG, encoded by the coding sequence ATGCCCACCATTCTCTACGCCGAAGATGACGTTGAACACCGAGAAATGATGCGCGTCATCCTAAAAGACACCGACATCACCCTTGTTGAAGCCACCAACGGCCAGGAAGCTTTGCAGAAGATCCAGCATCAACACCCCGATCTGGTTTTGCTGGACCTGTTTATGCCCAAACTGGATGGCCATGGCGTGATGGAGGCATTAAAATCCGACCCCGAAACCAGCCATATTCCCATTATTGTTCTTTCGGCCTGGTCTACCGGCGACAACCGGAAGCGGGCCAGAAGTGCTGGGGCGCTGGAATTTATTGCCAAACCTTATGATCCGGTTGAATTGGTGAGCGTGGTTAGAGATTATCTGGCCGGTCGCATCGGCTCGCCCCAGCAGGCGCTTTCTCAGGGGTAA
- a CDS encoding single-stranded DNA-binding protein, which produces MSRGLNKVMVIGNIGRDPEMRYTPSGKPVTSFSLASSRTWTAPDGERREETEWFNVVAWGNLAEICNQILSKSQQVYVEGRLQTRSWEDENGQRHFRTEVVANEMIILGPRNKDQQDKAENDGYGDKDLAFDFVDHLDFEK; this is translated from the coding sequence ATGTCAAGAGGATTGAACAAAGTAATGGTTATCGGTAATATCGGGCGAGACCCCGAAATGCGGTACACGCCCTCTGGCAAGCCGGTTACATCATTTAGCCTGGCCTCCAGCCGCACCTGGACGGCCCCCGATGGAGAACGGCGGGAGGAAACGGAGTGGTTTAATGTTGTAGCCTGGGGAAATCTGGCTGAAATTTGCAATCAAATTCTGTCTAAAAGCCAACAGGTTTACGTGGAAGGGAGATTGCAAACGCGCAGTTGGGAAGATGAAAACGGTCAACGGCACTTTCGTACGGAAGTTGTGGCCAATGAAATGATTATCCTGGGGCCCAGAAATAAAGACCAGCAGGATAAAGCTGAGAATGATGGTTATGGCGACAAAGACCTGGCCTTTGATTTTGTTGACCATTTAGATTTTGAAAAATAG